The genome window AAAAGGGCACTAAGATGAACAAAATTTCAATCTCTCCGATGGACTTGACGTTTGAAACAACGCTAAAGATCATTTCAAACAACACGGTTTTAGAGTCCTGGATTATTAATCCGCAcgattaatatatatttttgtatgatttcttttaaatgtCATAACAAAAGTAAACAGAATagattaaaaataaaccatattattttaaaaagtaGTTAATGAAAAGATGGAAAATTTTGAGAAGATCTCAAATTTCCATCTCTTTATATACTTCTCTAATTGTTACCCGgttcaatttttctaaaggttcaaaataataattaacaATTTAATAGAAAGGGTTATAATGTTTAAGGTTATATAAGCTCTACAGTCATCCTTGCTCAACTTcgatatattattatttagtGAGAATGTTTATTAACTGATAATAGTTCTAGAGTATTTATTGGGGATTAATTGTTGACAAGAGTTCTTTGGTGAGTTAATTAGACAGTAATAGAAGGGACGTTGGGATTTGACTTTTTAACTTAACAATGTCATTGGAACCACTTTTACCTACTACTAAAGCTGATGAAATAGATCACAAATATATAGTAATAAGGTTTTCAGATGAATCTCTACGTGATCTGGAATTAGACATAACAAATGTACCCTTTACGAACATTAGCACGAAATGGTTGCGGAATATGTGTCGAAGTCGAAGACCAGAGAAAACAGAGAGGAAACGGTTAAAATTTATTCGGAATGGTGTTATATTGAATGCTACCTCGGGCATAGCTAATGATTTGGCCAGATTTTTCAGGAACAACAGTACTGAGAATGGAGATAAGTTTTATGTGCATTGTATGGTGGGCGTGGATACGTTAACTGATCGTGAATTAGCAAACGAGGACGAACTGGACGAACGAACTCAGTCGGCAAATTCAACTACTTCACAAGCAATTGGTTTTGACAGACTGAGAGCAGTGGGATTCTCTGAGGAAGAGATAGATATGTTCAGAGAACAGTTTAGACGCACGTATGGTGACTTACAAAATTTAGATACAGATTCAAGTAGCACAGAAGTTAATGGAAATGGGAATAACGGTACTGGAAATGTAGACATTAGAGAACTAGAAGAACAATGGATGGATACAGGTGTAAATCGGTCTCCGAACGGTAATGGTGTAAACGATCCAAATgctgataatttatttaattcagtATCGACAGCCAATTTAAAACATAGCACTGATATATTATTAGGGTTAACTGTCGGGTATACGCTTGGACTATTTGGCCTATTGTTGATGAAAGTggataaaatatttaacagAAGACAAAAAATGGCTATTGTTAGCGGAGTGTTCATTAATATGATGTTTACTCTAGCGGTATGATCCAATTTGCATAAAAATTCTAAATCATTgcataaaataattaaaaagataaatatttagttgaataaacacagatggatatgaatttctttttcacAATAGCAGTttgtatttctttttaataaaaaatgaacatATTACAAAGTAACTacataaaaatatttatatagttGTATGatagatatttttatcaactCAGACTCAATGTGAAATTACCTAATGTATTTATTACCTAACAAATATTGACCTTATAGTGTTTGTCTAGGGTTATATCTAACGACGGATTAGTAAGTATGCattttcttgttttaaattgttCAACTTTCTGTAGTTACCTTCCAGTCTCATTAGTAAACCACCAAACGAATAGTAGATGGTAATCATATCTTTAGACacttcttcaaatttgtAGGCGGTACCGTACATGACATAATCGTAATCATCGGCTAAAGATCTCTCATTTGGTCTTGGAAGTCTCCAACTTTTGTTGTCACTGCTGTTTACTGAACCGTCTGTGGATAATGAGGAGGCGATGGCAATTGTCAATTGATCTTTTAGATTCACCGGGAATAAATCTGTGTTAATATCTAGAGTTAATTTAGTTTGTTCTTGAGAAGTGGAGGAAGCCTCGATACGAGAGACTTTGTTGTAACGACCTGGGTCGACATCGgaaattacaaatatatcGTCAAATAGAGTGGATGACATGACGGTTGAAGTTGGGTGTAATGCTTTGGATTTCTATATGTATGTGAACCACTTGGTTTGCAGTTGGACCGACTGAAATAAAGAGTGGAAGCAAAGGTTTTCAATACTATTAATCAAGTTTAAACATACActgttttaataatatagttTCCAAAAAactttgaatatttgaaattgttaaaaaaacTTTCAGGCTCATCACAAAAGACGAAGACCTCAATCGCGATGAGGTTGTTTAGTTAATAAgcatatatttgaataagaGATATCCTACATATTTGTTATGTTAGGTATTGGGAACTATCCATTGCAGTGGAATATACAAATACatatatctatttattAGAGAATGATAACACctatttttatataagcTGATGGAAATatgcaaaaaaattttgaatgtGAATTGTcgttaataatgaatttttagtttgtttttaaattggttcttttatttttttattgttctTTTAGTGTTTTCAATGATAGAGCTGATAAATGTTTCAGTATGCTGTGATCATGCTAAGTTTGTAGAGTTTCTTTTTGACTTGTAATCTCTAATGGCTGCCTTGATCGCGTCTTCCGCCAGCATGGAACAATGAAGTTTCACTGGAGGCAGActcaatttttttgctATCTCTGTGTTC of Tetrapisispora phaffii CBS 4417 chromosome 6, complete genome contains these proteins:
- the DSC3 gene encoding Dsc3p (similar to Saccharomyces cerevisiae YOR223W; ancestral locus Anc_8.645), whose amino-acid sequence is MSLEPLLPTTKADEIDHKYIVIRFSDESLRDLELDITNVPFTNISTKWLRNMCRSRRPEKTERKRLKFIRNGVILNATSGIANDLARFFRNNSTENGDKFYVHCMVGVDTLTDRELANEDELDERTQSANSTTSQAIGFDRLRAVGFSEEEIDMFREQFRRTYGDLQNLDTDSSSTEVNGNGNNGTGNVDIRELEEQWMDTGVNRSPNGNGVNDPNADNLFNSVSTANLKHSTDILLGLTVGYTLGLFGLLLMKVDKIFNRRQKMAIVSGVFINMMFTLAV
- the RPB8 gene encoding DNA-directed RNA polymerase core subunit RPB8 (similar to Saccharomyces cerevisiae RPB8 (YOR224C); ancestral locus Anc_8.646); protein product: MSSTLFDDIFVISDVDPGRYNKVSRIEASSTSQEQTKLTLDINTDLFPVNLKDQLTIAIASSLSTDGSVNSSDNKSWRLPRPNERSLADDYDYVMYGTAYKFEEVSKDMITIYYSFGGLLMRLEGNYRKLNNLKQENAYLLIRR